Proteins from one Gossypium raimondii isolate GPD5lz chromosome 8, ASM2569854v1, whole genome shotgun sequence genomic window:
- the LOC105791483 gene encoding GDSL esterase/lipase At3g62280, which produces MDNGGFSKDLILLLWIWVFLAMIDVSKCSLGRPLIINFGDSNSDTGGVLAGTGLPIGLPHGITFFHRGTGRLGDGRLIIDFFCEHLNLSYLSPYLDSLAPNFTSGVNFAVSGAMTLPQFVPFVLDVQVRQFIRFKNRSIELQKTGTGSFIDEKGFRSAVYMIDIGQNDLLMALYASNLTYEPVAKQIPSFLAEIKLAIQNIYSYGGRKFWIHNTGPLGCAPKELALHPHNKTDLDRIGCFRVHNDLAKAFNRGLRNICKEMRTILKDATIVYVDVYSIKYKLFAKYKKYGFEDPFMACCGYGGPPNNYSQKATCGQPGSTICNNVSRSIVWDGVHYTEASNRVVATTILSGRYSKPQMQLESFGEP; this is translated from the exons ATGGATAATGGAGGGTTCTCTAAGGATTTGATATTGCTTCTTTGGATTTGGGTTTTCCTTGCTATGATTGATGTTTCAAAGTGCAGCCTTGGTAGACCACTTATTATCAATTTCGGTGATTCAAATTCGGATACCGGAGGAGTACTAGCCGGCACCGGACTTCCCATCGGCCTTCCTCACGGCATCACTTTTTTCCATAGAGGCACTGGACGATTAGGGGATGGACGTCTCATTATTGACTTCTTCT GTGAACACTTGAACTTGAGTTATTTGAGCCCATATTTAGACTCATTGGCTCCAAACTTCACTAGTGGAGTGAACTTTGCTGTATCTGGTGCAATGACCCTGCCACAGTTTGTCCCCTTTGTTCTTGATGTTCAAGTTCGCCAATTCATTCGATTTAAAAACAGATCAATTGAACTCCAAAAAACAG GTACAGGAAGTTTCATAGATGAAAAGGGGTTCCGCAGCGCTGTATACATGATCGACATTGGACAAAATGATCTGTTAATGGCATTGTATGCATCAAACTTGACATATGAACCAGTAGCCAAACAGATCCCTTCTTTTCTTGCAGAAATCAAATTAGCTATTCAA AACATATACTCATATGGTGGCAGAAAATTTTGGATACACAACACCGGTCCGTTAGGATGTGCGCCGAAGGAGCTTGCACTACATCCTCATAACAAGACCGATCTTGACAGAATCGGATGCTTCCGCGTCCACAACGATCTGGCGAAAGCATTCAATCGAGGATTACGTAATATCTGTAAAGAAATGAGAACTATTCTAAAAGATGCAACCATTGTGTATGTTGATGTATACTCCATAAAGTACAAACTCTTCGCCAAGTATAAAAAATATG GTTTCGAGGATCCATTCATGGCCTGTTGTGGCTATGGGGGTCCTCCAAATAATTACAGCCAAAAAGCAACGTGCGGCCAGCCTGGTTCCACCATCTGCAACAATGTGTCACGGTCTATAGTCTGGGATGGAGTTCATTACACTGAAGCTTCGAACCGTGTGGTGGCGACCACTATTTTATCAGGCCGTTATTCTAAGCCACAAATGCAGCTTGAAAGCTTTGGGGAGCCttga
- the LOC105793323 gene encoding uncharacterized protein LOC105793323 — MTATPLINILTENKLNENNYKEWKRNLMIILTCEKLKKFIHNKCPLSIQVEASKRWEKSVEIAHCYMLANVTHTLYKKLESCKTAKAILDKLEDMFGGQATLAPQSTITSLMNAQQRLSTWSKTL; from the coding sequence ATGACAGCTACTCCCTTAATAAATATACTCACTGAGAACAAATTGAACGAAAATAACTATAAGGAATGGAAAAGGAACTTGATGATTATCCTAACATGTGAGAAACTAAAGAAATTCATTCATAATAAATGCCCTCTTTCCATTCAAGTTGAGGCTAGCAAACGCTGGGAGAAGTCTGTTGAGATAGCTCATTGCTATATGCTGGCAAACGTGACCCACACCCTTTATAAGAAATTGGAGAGCTGTAAGACTGCTAAAGCGATTTTAGACAAACTAGAAGACATGTTCGGAGGCCAAGCTACATTGGCTCCACAGTCGACTATTACtagtttgatgaatgcccagCAAAGGCTTAGCACATGGTCAAAGACCTTATGA